From the genome of Pseudomonas sp. gcc21, one region includes:
- a CDS encoding YkvA family protein: MTHSRFSEKSYWSKLSRFALSAGREAVEKSLFLYYAAQRPETPKWAKTAMYGALAYFIAPVDTMPDFLPMLGFTDDLAVMAAAITMVSFYINDEVKAKARNKLNAWFGEKQGTTYEGTAERPESARTQG, translated from the coding sequence ATGACGCACAGCAGATTCAGTGAGAAAAGCTATTGGAGCAAGCTTAGCCGGTTTGCCTTGAGCGCAGGCCGCGAAGCAGTGGAGAAGTCCCTTTTTCTGTATTACGCGGCTCAGCGTCCTGAAACACCGAAATGGGCCAAAACAGCGATGTACGGTGCTCTGGCCTATTTCATTGCGCCGGTTGATACCATGCCAGATTTCCTGCCGATGCTTGGGTTTACGGACGACCTTGCGGTTATGGCTGCCGCGATCACAATGGTATCGTTTTATATCAACGATGAAGTCAAGGCCAAGGCACGTAACAAACTGAACGCCTGGTTCGGGGAGAAACAGGGTACTACCTACGAGGGCACTGCCGAACGTCCAGAATCAGCCCGCACCCAGGGCTGA
- a CDS encoding DUF411 domain-containing protein, producing the protein MTRLLASLVLISGLAHAGDPMTIDVHRDPNCGCCSAWIEHLEGNGFTVNDHLEDDMRSVKQEAGVPAELASCHTAIIDGRFIEGHVPAADILALSDKPDVVGLAVPGMPVGSPGMEMGDRQDAYKVIAVNDEGEQKVFNTYP; encoded by the coding sequence ATGACGCGATTGCTTGCTTCCCTTGTGCTGATATCCGGCTTGGCCCATGCCGGCGACCCAATGACGATAGATGTGCATAGAGATCCTAATTGCGGGTGTTGCTCGGCCTGGATTGAACATCTTGAGGGAAACGGGTTTACCGTTAACGACCACCTAGAAGACGATATGCGTAGCGTCAAACAAGAAGCTGGCGTGCCGGCTGAGCTGGCCTCATGCCACACGGCGATAATTGATGGGCGCTTTATCGAAGGGCACGTACCGGCAGCTGACATTCTGGCGCTGAGCGACAAACCCGATGTGGTGGGACTTGCCGTCCCGGGCATGCCTGTAGGCTCACCGGGCATGGAAATGGGCGACAGACAGGACGCTTACAAGGTCATCGCTGTGAACGACGAGGGTGAGCAAAAGGTTTTCAACACATACCCCTGA
- the sufD gene encoding Fe-S cluster assembly protein SufD: MSDFQNVALRLAEAQRSPDWLQSLRERGALSWSSAKWPTRKTELWKNTPLQPLQSDMPSRWAAATGAAWQQDIEQIDIDATRLVFVNGQFMAELSSDLPAEVVRFADADDAQRQVIEQKLGTVVDAERHLFAALSNAWAADGILVQVPRNQSLGKPIYVLNVSTPEAEPAVSNQRVLMLLEEGSRAELIEHYVSADSKQNGFVNSLTEVIVGQNAQVQHYRINLEQEDLLHVGGVHVNLHRDARFHGFTLAQGSRLKRIDYQVNHRGEGAHLELHGVYLPRNRQLIDYHTNVEHCVPHCTTNEVFRGIIGDSAKAVFNGRIHIHPQAQKTLAELSNKNLLTSPTAEIYTKPELEIYADDVRCAHGATISQLNETSLFYLQSRGVERAEAISMLSFGFINELLTQVPEQAIQDYLRPRLTTLFGQGSELLGQLDYE; this comes from the coding sequence AGAATGTCGCATTGCGACTGGCGGAGGCTCAACGTAGCCCCGACTGGTTGCAGAGCCTGCGCGAGCGCGGCGCACTGAGCTGGTCCTCAGCCAAGTGGCCGACCCGCAAGACCGAGCTCTGGAAGAACACGCCGCTGCAGCCGCTGCAGAGTGACATGCCGTCACGTTGGGCTGCGGCCACTGGCGCTGCCTGGCAGCAGGACATCGAGCAGATCGATATCGATGCAACGCGACTGGTGTTCGTCAATGGCCAGTTCATGGCCGAGCTCTCAAGTGATCTGCCGGCGGAGGTCGTCCGCTTTGCCGATGCAGATGATGCGCAGCGCCAGGTAATCGAGCAAAAGCTTGGTACCGTAGTCGATGCCGAGCGTCACCTGTTCGCCGCTTTGAGCAACGCCTGGGCAGCCGATGGCATTCTGGTTCAGGTGCCGCGCAATCAATCGCTGGGCAAGCCCATCTACGTCCTGAACGTGTCTACCCCTGAGGCTGAGCCTGCGGTCAGTAACCAGCGCGTACTCATGCTACTGGAAGAGGGCAGCCGGGCCGAGCTCATCGAGCACTACGTTTCGGCGGACAGCAAGCAAAACGGATTCGTAAACAGCCTGACCGAGGTTATCGTGGGCCAGAACGCCCAGGTGCAGCATTACCGCATCAACCTCGAACAGGAAGACCTGCTGCATGTCGGTGGCGTCCATGTAAACCTGCACCGCGACGCTCGTTTCCATGGTTTCACCCTGGCTCAGGGTAGCCGGCTGAAGCGCATCGATTATCAGGTCAATCACCGGGGCGAGGGTGCTCATCTCGAACTGCACGGTGTCTACCTGCCGCGCAACAGGCAGCTGATCGATTACCACACCAACGTCGAGCATTGCGTGCCGCATTGCACCACAAACGAGGTATTCCGCGGCATTATCGGTGACTCGGCCAAGGCCGTATTCAACGGGCGCATTCATATTCACCCGCAGGCGCAGAAGACGCTGGCCGAACTCAGCAACAAGAATTTGCTGACCTCGCCAACCGCGGAAATCTACACCAAGCCCGAGCTTGAGATTTACGCTGATGACGTACGTTGTGCCCACGGCGCGACCATCAGTCAGCTGAATGAAACGTCGCTGTTCTACCTGCAAAGTCGCGGCGTCGAGCGCGCCGAAGCGATCAGCATGCTCAGTTTCGGTTTCATCAACGAATTGCTGACGCAGGTGCCGGAGCAAGCCATTCAGGATTACCTGCGCCCGCGCCTGACCACGCTGTTCGGGCAGGGGAGTGAACTGCTGGGGCAGCTGGATTATGAATGA
- a CDS encoding iron-sulfur cluster assembly accessory protein yields the protein MSVESFDPGSQVVTVTPAALEHFRRQLLGQEGKAVRVSIKKSGCTGFMYVIDLVEQGSDDDIQYQLDDEVKLLLSRDSLPILSGSEIDLVREGINKQIKFINPNVKDQCGCGESFSVS from the coding sequence ATGAGCGTAGAATCCTTCGATCCGGGTAGCCAGGTCGTCACCGTCACGCCCGCGGCACTCGAGCATTTCCGTCGACAGCTGCTGGGGCAGGAAGGCAAGGCCGTCCGCGTCAGCATTAAGAAGAGCGGCTGTACCGGCTTCATGTATGTCATTGACCTGGTAGAGCAGGGCAGCGACGACGATATTCAGTACCAGCTGGACGACGAGGTTAAGCTGCTGCTTTCCCGCGACAGCCTGCCGATCCTCAGCGGCTCGGAGATCGATCTGGTCAGGGAAGGTATCAACAAGCAGATCAAGTTCATTAACCCTAACGTCAAAGACCAGTGCGGTTGCGGCGAAAGCTTCAGTGTGAGTTGA
- a CDS encoding GGDEF domain-containing protein has protein sequence MQRIWRRLTGDYQLAIITSVGFLGLVALTPFAIYRLSHADWLVGAVDIFLILSTCTAVAYAWRTGDTLRPGQFLAAFYSTAAVLVAINLGVDGLFWFYVMIVFNFFVVPPLQSTIATLLALAALSGYSLAGQGHPFEDLPQLVSFAITAIITSVFAMIFAARGRVQRRQLHELATIDPLTGIGNRRALETELVRVFAEHTRYGTAYGLLVLDLDHFKRINDTFGHKAGDRVLRDFVSIVDSACRQSDRLFRFGGEEFVLLAPQVDLDGLEQVARNILRTVQAELRNAEGGEVTVSIGGAQALWQADYKSWLHSADECLYQAKHAGRNTIVIDGAGAKRQPTLSDCVQAATP, from the coding sequence ATGCAACGGATATGGCGACGGCTGACGGGCGATTATCAACTAGCGATTATTACGTCCGTTGGATTCCTTGGCCTGGTCGCGTTAACACCCTTTGCGATATATCGCCTGTCTCATGCTGACTGGCTGGTCGGCGCCGTTGATATTTTCCTGATACTGAGCACCTGCACTGCCGTGGCATACGCCTGGCGTACCGGCGATACATTACGACCCGGACAGTTTCTGGCCGCCTTCTACTCGACTGCGGCTGTGCTCGTAGCCATCAATCTGGGCGTGGACGGGCTGTTCTGGTTTTACGTCATGATCGTCTTCAACTTTTTCGTTGTACCGCCGCTGCAAAGCACTATCGCAACCTTGCTCGCACTCGCCGCGTTGTCCGGCTACAGCCTGGCCGGGCAAGGCCACCCCTTTGAAGACCTCCCCCAGCTGGTTTCCTTTGCCATTACGGCAATTATCACCAGCGTGTTTGCGATGATCTTCGCTGCGCGCGGGCGGGTCCAACGGCGACAGCTACACGAACTCGCAACCATCGATCCTCTCACCGGCATAGGCAACAGGCGTGCCCTCGAGACCGAGCTTGTGCGGGTATTCGCTGAACACACTCGTTATGGTACCGCCTACGGATTGCTGGTACTGGATCTGGACCACTTCAAGCGGATCAATGATACGTTTGGCCATAAGGCAGGCGATCGTGTGTTGAGGGATTTCGTAAGCATCGTCGACTCCGCCTGCCGTCAATCGGATCGATTGTTTCGCTTTGGAGGCGAAGAGTTTGTACTGCTGGCTCCACAAGTCGACCTGGACGGGCTTGAGCAGGTTGCCAGGAATATCCTGCGTACCGTCCAGGCCGAATTGCGCAACGCTGAAGGGGGAGAGGTGACGGTCTCCATCGGGGGCGCACAGGCGTTGTGGCAGGCAGATTACAAATCCTGGCTACACAGTGCAGACGAGTGCCTTTACCAGGCCAAACATGCAGGACGCAATACGATAGTTATCGACGGAGCGGGAGCTAAGCGGCAGCCCACGCTGTCAGATTGCGTACAGGCGGCTACTCCGTAG
- a CDS encoding SufE family protein, producing the protein MSQLGTDTTSDDIIETLSFFDSWEDRYKYIIDLGKELPPLDDAYRTDDNIVRGCQSQVWLVSRREGDRFFFDADSDAFIVKGLLAVVLAAYNGKTAEQIGDFDIESYFEQLNLLKHLSVTRGNGLRAMVKRIQDTAAAA; encoded by the coding sequence ATGAGCCAGCTAGGCACCGATACCACCAGCGACGACATCATCGAGACGCTATCCTTTTTCGATAGCTGGGAGGACCGCTACAAGTACATCATCGATCTGGGCAAGGAATTGCCGCCACTGGATGATGCGTATCGCACCGACGACAACATTGTGCGTGGTTGTCAGAGTCAGGTGTGGCTGGTCAGCCGCAGGGAAGGGGACCGCTTCTTCTTTGATGCCGACAGCGATGCGTTTATCGTCAAAGGCCTGCTCGCCGTCGTCCTGGCTGCTTATAACGGCAAGACGGCCGAGCAGATCGGGGATTTCGATATTGAAAGCTATTTCGAGCAATTGAATCTGCTCAAGCACCTCAGTGTCACGCGCGGCAACGGTTTGCGCGCCATGGTCAAGCGTATCCAGGATACAGCCGCAGCGGCGTAA
- a CDS encoding YqaE/Pmp3 family membrane protein — MDLVRLICAILLPPLGVFLQVGLGGAFWLNILLTLLGYIPGIIHAVWIIARR, encoded by the coding sequence ATGGATCTGGTTCGCTTGATTTGCGCAATTTTGCTTCCCCCGCTAGGCGTTTTTCTGCAAGTCGGCCTAGGCGGCGCGTTCTGGCTGAACATATTGCTGACCCTGCTCGGTTACATCCCAGGAATCATTCACGCAGTGTGGATTATTGCGCGTCGCTAG
- a CDS encoding aminotransferase class V-fold PLP-dependent enzyme, translated as MNDLSITTAPAFDADKVRQDFPILNQEVNGHPLVYLDNAATTQKPEAVIQAIVDYYRTDNSNVHRGAHKLADRATEKFEAARVKVAAYINAAEARQIIWTRGTSEGINLVASSWGRTNLKQGDRVLVSAMEHHSNIVPWQMVALEVGATVEAIPVDETGTLDLDALASMLDERVKMVACGHVSNALGTINPVEQIIGMAHASGALCLIDGAQAISHFDVDVQALDCDFYVFSAHKLFGPTGLGVLYGKLDLLDAMPPYQGGGEMIETVSFAGTTYNQLPYKFEAGTPHIAGVIGFGAAIDYLQQLDRQGAQAHEQALLAYAEKRARETPGVQLVGTSASKTSVLSFLLEGTHPQDVGMLLDQQGVAVRTGNHCAQPIMDQFGIPGTIRASFAFYNTRADVDRLFEALAKARQFLV; from the coding sequence ATGAATGATTTGAGCATCACCACAGCGCCTGCGTTTGATGCGGACAAAGTGCGTCAGGACTTTCCGATTCTGAATCAGGAGGTCAATGGTCATCCGTTGGTCTATCTGGATAACGCCGCTACCACGCAAAAGCCGGAAGCGGTGATTCAGGCGATTGTGGATTACTACCGCACAGACAACAGTAACGTGCATCGCGGTGCGCACAAGCTGGCGGATCGGGCGACAGAAAAGTTCGAGGCCGCCCGTGTGAAAGTCGCCGCGTATATCAACGCGGCTGAAGCACGGCAGATTATCTGGACGCGTGGCACATCCGAAGGCATCAATCTGGTTGCCTCCAGCTGGGGCCGGACCAACCTGAAGCAGGGTGATCGCGTTCTAGTATCGGCGATGGAGCATCATTCGAACATCGTGCCATGGCAGATGGTTGCGCTGGAAGTCGGCGCCACGGTCGAGGCCATACCGGTGGATGAAACCGGCACGCTGGATCTGGACGCGCTCGCTTCCATGCTCGATGAGCGGGTGAAGATGGTCGCTTGCGGTCACGTATCCAACGCGCTGGGCACTATCAATCCGGTCGAGCAGATCATTGGGATGGCGCACGCCAGCGGCGCGCTGTGTCTGATCGATGGCGCGCAGGCAATCAGTCACTTCGATGTCGACGTTCAGGCGCTGGATTGCGATTTTTATGTATTTTCCGCGCACAAGCTGTTCGGTCCGACCGGGCTTGGCGTTTTATACGGCAAGCTGGACCTGCTGGATGCCATGCCCCCCTATCAGGGCGGCGGTGAAATGATCGAGACGGTCAGCTTCGCCGGAACCACCTACAACCAGCTGCCCTACAAGTTTGAAGCGGGCACGCCACATATCGCCGGGGTAATCGGCTTTGGCGCTGCGATCGATTATCTCCAGCAGCTGGATCGCCAGGGTGCGCAGGCGCATGAGCAGGCATTGCTAGCCTATGCGGAAAAACGCGCCCGGGAAACACCCGGCGTGCAGCTGGTGGGCACTTCAGCGTCCAAGACAAGCGTCTTGAGTTTTCTGCTCGAAGGCACCCACCCCCAGGACGTCGGGATGCTGTTGGACCAGCAAGGCGTGGCTGTCCGCACCGGCAATCACTGTGCTCAGCCGATCATGGATCAGTTCGGCATTCCAGGCACCATTCGCGCCAGTTTCGCCTTTTATAACACCAGGGCTGATGTGGACCGTTTGTTTGAAGCATTGGCCAAAGCCAGACAGTTCCTTGTCTGA
- the sufT gene encoding putative Fe-S cluster assembly protein SufT produces MVVAQADCPARRVPDGTPLIIPKDTFVTITQALGGNYTVTYQGQMVRVDGTDAANLGLEPELLSFPEPQDDQIREEQVWEALGTIYDPEIPVDLVNLGLVYSVKLDQQAKRVDIEMTLTAPGCGMGPVLVGDVEYRVQRVPNVETVKVDLVFDPPWSRDMMSEEAQLETGMFF; encoded by the coding sequence ATGGTAGTTGCGCAGGCGGATTGTCCTGCGCGTCGTGTACCGGATGGCACTCCGCTGATCATCCCCAAGGATACCTTCGTGACGATCACGCAGGCATTGGGCGGCAACTATACGGTTACGTATCAGGGGCAAATGGTGCGGGTCGATGGCACCGATGCGGCTAACCTGGGGCTGGAGCCGGAGCTGCTGAGCTTTCCTGAACCGCAGGACGACCAGATCCGCGAAGAGCAGGTCTGGGAGGCGCTGGGTACCATCTATGATCCCGAGATCCCGGTTGATCTGGTTAATCTTGGACTTGTGTATTCGGTCAAGCTTGACCAACAGGCCAAGCGTGTTGATATCGAGATGACACTGACGGCGCCGGGCTGCGGTATGGGGCCGGTATTGGTCGGCGATGTAGAGTACCGCGTGCAGCGTGTCCCCAACGTCGAAACGGTCAAGGTCGATCTGGTATTCGATCCGCCATGGAGCCGGGACATGATGAGCGAAGAAGCCCAGCTCGAAACCGGTATGTTCTTTTAA